A region from the Macrobrachium nipponense isolate FS-2020 chromosome 47, ASM1510439v2, whole genome shotgun sequence genome encodes:
- the LOC135204541 gene encoding uncharacterized protein LOC135204541, with amino-acid sequence MSRLSDLRFYVWSTCSPFLLNQTIQYHCKNYSDPIANSVKKSFYVDNFMKTYEKCEDLELESNKVNQIMLEANMPLGEWASNLSSFNDKHSPDTVNLNAVKLLGLLWDTCNDSLSVKMPSQIVTYLNNLGNVCTLTKRKVVSLLSTIFDPLGILAPVTIKGKLFVKKLWELKTDWDDELMMDLKKEFDELLNQLNSIEEIKVPRSCFNEGTCSLHVFVDASHVAYGACAYVVSSKHQSHLLISKSRVAPSPPLTIPRQELLALTIGMRLAVHLLEIFGDKFSDCTVWSDSQVALSWVFYERSKEVFVTNRVKEIKDLKSSHNIRLLYVKSEDNPADLVTRGISMSPLSKSGLWFHGPTWIIDKNKFPEQEDVVYIESVNVNEIIVEPVLRNPDDDVLVFNCSEFSSLKHALRIVGRLILFGRRIFPDKFRESNNLLVLIRIMQRQAFPTLYYALTNGLQTSSSVPSELRNLIRQLGLYVDKSGVIRCQGRLHNAELPEFAKHPVYVASRHPLWQLSVSLSHTQLALQHEYTCGYIETTVFGLEK; translated from the coding sequence ATGTCAAGACTTTCAGATTTAAGGTTTTATGTTTGGAGTACTTGTTCACCTTTTCTGTTGAATCAGACAATACAGTATCATTGCAAAAACTATTCAGATCCCATCGCCAACTCAGTCAAGAAGTCCTTTTATGTGGATAACTTTatgaaaacttatgagaaatgtgaAGATTTAGAACTCGAGAGTAATAAGGTAAACCAAATTATGTTGGAAGCTAATATGCCTTTGGGAGAATGGGCTAGCAATTTGAGTTCATTTAATGATAAACATAGCCCAGATACTGTCAACTTGAATGCAGTAAAACTACTCGGTCTCTTGTGGGATACCTGTAATGACTCATTGAGTGTAAAGATGCCGTCTCAGATTGTTACATATTTGAATAATCTAGGAAATGTTTGTACTTTGACTAAGAGAAAGGTTGTGTCTCTCCTTTCAACCATCTTTGATCCTTTGGGAATATTGGCCCCCGTAACAATTAAGGGAAAACTATTTGTGAAGAAATTGTGGGAACTGAAAACTGACTGGGATGACGAACTGATGATGGATTTAAAGAAAGAGTTCGATGAATTGTTAAACCAACTCAATTCTATTGAGGAGATCAAAGTCCCTAGATCTTGTTTTAATGAAGGAACTTGTAGCTTACATGTATTTGTTGATGCCTCTCATGTGGCTTATGGAGCCTGTGCGTATGTTGTTAGCAGTAAGCACCAAAGTCACTTGCTAATTAGTAAGTCTCGAGTAGCTCCGAGCCCCCCACTCACTATCCCCCGTCAAGAATTACTTGCTTTGACTATAGGCATGCGCCTAGCTGTTCATTTgttagagatttttggggataaatTTTCAGATTGTACTGTTTGGAGTGACTCCCAAGTAGCTTTGAGTTGGGTATTTTATGAAAGATCTAAAGAAGTGTTTGTAACCAACAGAGTAAAGGAAATCAAGGACTTGAAGTCCAGTCATAACATCAGGTTGTTATATGTCAAGAGCGAGGATAATCCTGCTGATTTAGTTACACGAGGTATTTCAATGTCTCCTCTGAGTAAGTCAGGTTTGTGGTTTCATGGCCCGACCTGGATTATTGACAAAAATAAGTTTCCGGAACAAGAGGATGTAGTTTACATCGAGTctgttaatgtaaatgaaattatcGTAGAACCAGTTTTGAGAAACCCTGATGATGATGTACTTGTATTTAATTGTTCTGAGTTCTCCTCattgaaacacgcattaaggatcGTAGGTAGACTGATCTTGTTTGGGAGAAGAATATTTCCTGATAAATTCAGGGAAAGTAATAACTTACTCGTCTTAATCAGAATCATGCAGCGTCAAGCTTTTCCAACGTTATATTATGCGTTGACTAATGGGTTACAAACCAGTTCTAGTGTTCCCTCTGAGTTAAGGAATCTTATCAGACAATTAGGACTTTATGTTGATAAAAGTGGTGTCATTCGGTGCCAAGGAAGACTTCATAATGCAGAATTGCCAGAATTCGCTAAGCATCCAGTATACGTCGCCAGCCGACACCCCTTATGGCAACTTAGTGTCTCATTATCACATACTCAACTTGCACTGCAACACGAATACACTTGTGGTTATATTGAGACAACAGTTTTTGGGCTGGAAAAATGA